One region of Sediminispirochaeta bajacaliforniensis DSM 16054 genomic DNA includes:
- a CDS encoding metal-sulfur cluster assembly factor: MFYTWRDTMVSTEAVWKALEDVIDPELGYSVVELGLIYRVKVEGTRVEIDFTLTSFGCPLADLLTADIEAAVRSLHPASEPVTALVWDPPWGPERMNEEARLDLGYPV, encoded by the coding sequence ATGTTTTATACATGGAGGGATACCATGGTAAGCACCGAAGCGGTATGGAAGGCGCTTGAAGACGTCATTGATCCTGAACTGGGCTACTCTGTTGTGGAACTCGGCTTGATATATCGTGTCAAAGTCGAAGGAACGCGAGTGGAGATCGATTTTACCCTTACATCCTTCGGTTGTCCTTTGGCTGATCTTCTTACCGCCGATATCGAAGCGGCTGTTCGATCCTTACATCCTGCTTCAGAGCCTGTTACGGCCCTGGTTTGGGATCCGCCGTGGGGGCCTGAACGGATGAACGAAGAGGCCCGGTTGGACCTTGGGTATCCCGTATAG